From a single Populus nigra chromosome 18, ddPopNigr1.1, whole genome shotgun sequence genomic region:
- the LOC133678063 gene encoding LOW QUALITY PROTEIN: flavonol sulfotransferase-like (The sequence of the model RefSeq protein was modified relative to this genomic sequence to represent the inferred CDS: inserted 2 bases in 1 codon) gives MFSFTSTSITEELFTFSLXSLSLYPFKMSDASKISESPNIKNKYEKIISNLRQDDGWKPVGKLYEYQGFWYGPSLVQNVISAQESFTPQPTDIVLCSSPKSGTAWLKALAFSIVSRNRVNDSTNPLLKKLPHEIVPFLEIELAQDSNNRNLETPFVATHIPYSSLPRSIIDSSCKIIYICRDPKDVIISHWNFDQQVSGIGSESFPLEEALEQYCKGIYPFGPYWDHVLGFWKASLEFPEKVLLVKYEDLKTDGPFHVKRMAKFMGHPFSIEEEQQGAPEKIVSMCSFENLSRLEVNKNGKYYLPDLPTFENKSFFRKGKAGDWKNYLTDGKAVKFNQIMEEKFSDSGLV, from the exons ATGTTCAGCTTCACAAGCACATCAATTACAGAAGAATTATTCACATTttcact ctctctctctttataccCTTTCAAAATGTCTGATGCTTCAAAAATCAGTGAATCTCCAAACATCAAGaacaaatatgaaaagataATCTCAAATCTTCGTCAAGATGATGGCTGGAAACCAGTTGGAAAACTTTACGAGTATCAAGGCTTTTGGTACGGTCCGTCGTTGGTACAGAATGTAATTTCAGCTCAGGAGTCCTTCACTCCCCAGCCAACTGATATTGTCTTGTGCAGCTCTCCAAAAAGTGGCACAGCTTGGCTCAAGGCACTGGCCTTCTCCATCGTGTCACGAAATCGGGTCAATGATTCCACAAACCCTTTGCTCAAAAAACTGCCTCATGAGATTGTGCCCTTTTTGGAGATTGAACTTGCCCAAGACTCAAACAACAGAAACCTAGAAACCCCATTTGTGGCAACACATATTCCTTACAGTTCCCTGCCAAGATCCATCATAGACTCAAGCTGCAAGATCATCTACATATGCAGGGATCCCAAGGATGTCATAATTTCTCACTGGAATTTTGATCAGCAAGTGAGTGGCATCGGCTCTGAATCCTTCCCTCTGGAAGAGGCATTAGAGCAATATTGTAAAGGGATCTATCCTTTCGGACCATACTGGGACCATGTTCTAGGGTTCTGGAAAGCAAGCTTGGAATTCCCGGAGAAAGTACTCTTAGTCAAGTATGAAGATTTGAAGACTGACGGGCCGTTCCATGTAAAGAGAATGGCCAAGTTCATGGGCCACCCCTTTTCCATCGAGGAAGAGCAACAAGGAGCTCCAGAAAAAATTGTGAGCATGTGTAGTTTCGAGAATCTGAGCCGTTTGGAGGTGAACAAGAATGGAAAATACTACCTTCCTGACCTCCCTACTTTCGAGAACAAATCCTTTTTCAGGAAAGGTAAAGCAGGTGACTGGAAAAACTATCTGACAGATGGCAAGGCAGTAAAATTCAACCAAATTATGGAAGAGAAGTTCAGTGACTCCGGCTTGGTCTGA